The following proteins are co-located in the Amphiprion ocellaris isolate individual 3 ecotype Okinawa chromosome 7, ASM2253959v1, whole genome shotgun sequence genome:
- the ehd2b gene encoding EH domain-containing protein 2b isoform X1, translating into MSRWGRKNVKKAPEVIRTVTEGLKSLYRKKLLPLEQYYGFHDFHSPSLEDADFDNKPMVLVVGQYSTGKTTFIKYLLEQDIPGSRVGPEPTTDCFTAVMHGEVEGVIPGNALIVDPNKPFRKLNPFGNTFLNRFQCAQMPNQVLESISIIDTPGILSGAKQRVSRGERSNKGYDFPAVLRWFAERVDRIILLFDAHKLEISDEFSEAIGALKGNEDKLRVVLNKADMVGTQQLMRVYGALMWSLGKVFGTPEVLRVYIGSFWSEPLLVTDNRKLFELEEEDLFADIQNLPRNAALRKLNDLVKRARLVRVHAHIISYLKQEMPSVFRKDNKKKNLIYQLPVIFSKIQLQHNISAGDFPDCAKMQEQLMVHDFTKFKTLKPNLMAALDELLSADIAKLMPLLRQEELEAGEQPGVQGGAFMGTRAGPFTEGDPFTEENGEGCEEELDWVVTKDKPKYDEIFYNLAPNEGKLSGTKAKDWMVSSRLPNSVLGRIWKLSDVDRDGMLDDEEFALASHLIEVKLEGHGLPPELPNRLIPPSKRRQKGSDA; encoded by the exons ATGTCACGCTGGGGGCGGAAAAATGTGAAGAAGGCGCCTGAGGTGATCCGCACTGTGACAGAAGGGCTGAAGTCCCTTTATCGCAAGAAGCTGCTGCCTCTGGAGCAGTATTATGGTTTCCATGACTTCCACTCTCCCAGTCTGGAGGATGCAGACTTTGACAACAAGCCCATGGTGCTGGTGGTGGGACAGTACTCCACCGGAAAGACAACATTCATCAA GTATCTGCTGGAGCAGGATATTCCAGGGAGCAGAGTGGGTCCTGAACCCACCACCGACTGCTTCACTGCCGTCATGCACGGGGAGGTGGAGGGAGTCATCCCAGGGAATGCCCTTATCGTAGACCCCAACAAGCCTTTCCGTAAACTCAACCCATTTGGAAACACCTTCCTCAACAG ATTCCAGTGTGCCCAGATGCCCAACCAGGTCCTGGAGAGCATCAGTATTATTGACACACCGGGGATCCTGTCCGGGGCCAAACAGAGAGTGAGCCGAGGTGAGCGAAGTAACAAAG GCTATGACTTCCCAGCTGTGCTGCGCTGGTTTGCTGAACGTGTCGACCGCATCATCCTGCTGTTTGACGCCCACAAACTGGAGATATCGGATGAATTCTCCGAGGCCATCGGAGCCCTGAAAGGCAACGAGGACAAGCTGCGAGTGGTGCTCAACAAGGCCGACATGGTGGGAACCCAGCAGCTGATGAGGGTCTACGGCGCCCTGATGTGGTCCCTGGGGAAGGTGTTCGGCACCCCGGAAGTTCTGCGCGTCTACATCGGATCCTTCTGGTCGGAGCCGCTGCTGGTCACAGATAACCGTAAGCTGTttgagctggaggaggaggatctgtTCGCTGACATTCAGAACCTCCCTCGCAATGCAGCTTTACGCAAACTCAACGACCTGGTCAAGAGGGCACGTCTGGTCAGG GTCCACGCACACATCATCAGCTATCTGAAGCAGGAGATGCCTTCTGTGTTCAGGAAGgacaataaaaagaagaatctGATCTACCAGCTGCCAGTTATTTTCTCCAAGATCCAGCTGCAGCACAACATCTCTGCTGGAGATTTTCCAGACTGTGCGAAGATGCAG GAACAACTGATGGTTCATGACTTCACCAAGTTCAAAACCCTGAAGCCGAATCTTATGGCGGCCCTGGATGAGCTGCTGTCCGCCGACATCGCCAAACTGATGCCCCTCCTAAGGcaagaggagctggaggccgGAGAGCAACCCGGCGTTCAGGGCGGCGCCTTCATGGGAACCCGAGCCGGACCGTTCACAGAGGGCGACCCCTTCACCGAGGAGAACGGAGAGGGATGCGAGGAGGAGCTGGATTGGGTGGTAACCAAAGACAAGCCCAAATACGACGAAATCTTCTACAACCTCGCTCCGAATGAGGGGAAACTGAGCGGCACCAAGGCCAAGGACTGGATGGTGAGCTCCCGCCTGCCCAACTCTGTGCTGGGCCGCATCTGGAAGCTGTCCGACGTGGACCGCGACGGCATGCTGGATGATGAAGAGTTCGCCCTGGCCAGCCACCTGATTGAGGTGAAGCTGGAGGGTCACGGTCTACCACCTGAGCTGCCAAACCGCCTGATCCCACCGTCCAAACGCAGGCAGAAGGGCTCTGATGCATAG
- the psmd8 gene encoding 26S proteasome non-ATPase regulatory subunit 8: MALKETAGLYETLKAEWNKKNPNLSKCGDLLSKLKISLLELNFLPTTGSALTKQQLILARDVLEIGALWSILKKDIPSFERYMAQLKCYYFDYKDELPEAAYMHQLLGLNLLFLLSQNRVSEFHTELERLSARDIQTNVYIRHPVSLEQYLMEGSYNKVFLAKGNIPAESYTFFIDILLDTIRDEIAGCIEKAYEQIQFSEATRVLFFSSPKKMTDYAKKRGWSLSADGYYSFTSQQQRTEEVTIPSTELAQQVIEYARQLEMIV; encoded by the exons ATGGCGTTGAAAGAGACTGCGGGTCTGTATGAGACTCTCAAAGCAGAATGGAACAAGAAAAACCCAAACCTGAGCAAATGTGGGGATCTTCTTAGCAAACTTAAG atttcattACTGGAGCTGAACTTTTTACCTACCACTGGGTCTGCGCTCACCAagcagcagctcattttagCTC GTGATGTCCTTGAAATTGGAGCCTTGTGGAGTATCCTAAAGAAGGACATCCCATCCTTTGAGAGATACATGGCCCAGCTAAAGTGTTACTACTTTGATTACAA AGATGAACTGCCTGAAGCTGCCTACATGCACCAGTTACTTGGACTGAACCTGCTCTTCCTGCTCTCACAGAACCGTGTGTCTGAGTTTCACACAGAACTTGAGCGACTGAGCGCACGAGATATTCAAACCAACGTATACATCAGACACCCAGTGTCCTTAGAGCAG TACCTGATGGAGGGAAGCTACAACAAGGTATTCCTCGCCAAAGGCAACATCCCTGCTGAAAGCTACACCTTTTTTATAGATATCCTGCTTGACACAATTCG TGACGAGATCGCAGGTTGCATAGAGAAAGCATATGAGCAGATCCAGTTCAGTGAAGCTACCCGTGTGCTGTTCTTCAGTTCCCCAAAAAAGATGACAGACTATGCCAAGAAG aggGGATGGAGTTTGAGCGCAGACGGCTATTACTCTTTCACCAGTCAGCAGCAGCGGACAGAAGAGGTGACCATCCCCTCCACGGAGCTGGCACAACAGGTCATCGAATACGCACGGCAGCTGGAAATGATTGTGTAA
- the nup88 gene encoding nucleoporin 88 → MAAFGAERWLNDLPNHAIFNIIRAKLDSETNLNERGVAKNLTFCLGGDFFVWDDADRLFYTTNLRQLNSDEDPGSGKYQTLLCINPPLFEVCQVLVSPTQHHVALVGQRGVSVLELPQRWGKRSEFEGGRDKINCKTIPVAERFFTSSPSVSLRQAAWYPSETDEPHLVLLTSDNTIRFYGLKSPQTPAKVLSVSQSEDDSSVHPPVRSYAASLGEIAVAFDFGPISSPPRQLASQRSREQLSYPLYILYENGETYVSYTSQTNGVSVSKPVGPLPMYPAAEDNYGYDACAILCLPCVPSILVIATETGTLYHCVVLESEEEEESGAVEKWIRGTEAVPALYVFECVELELTLKVATGEDEEPQEFDFTCPIRLHRDPLCLQRYHCTHEAGVHSVGLIWVNKLQKFLQSSEEDKDSLQELAAEKRCIVEHILCTRPLLTSQSAPVRGFLIVSDLSLGATMICITNIYECILLPLLSSIRPPSPPLLCSHPGPGSASSPLRGLADDSFEQHIRNILARSSTNPLVLKGGDKDTSPPPPECLQLLSRATQVFREEYILKQDMAREELQRRVKLLTGQKDKQLEEMTLCREDRKSLREAAERLADKYEDAKYRQETIMNRVKKVLCSLQSQLPILSNSEKDMKKELQTISDQLKHLDNCIRQVNMKMDYQKTQVDKDLPASRTTVSLNAHQKKVVQDVLREQGQQIGDMMKQIKDIKNHFSF, encoded by the coding sequence ATGGCGGCATTCGGCGCAGAACGTTGGCTGAATGACTTACCAAATCATGCCATTTTCAATATTATACGAGCCAAGCTGGACTCGGAGACCAACTTGAATGAGAGAGGGGTCGCTAAAAATCTCACGTTTTGTTTGGGAGGGGATTTCTTCGTGTGGGACGACGCGGACCGCCTGTTTTACACGACCAACCTGCGGCAGTTGAACTCGGACGAGGATCCGGGCAGCGGGAAGTACCAGACGCTGCTGTGCATCAACCCTCCGCTCTTCGAGGTTTGCCAGGTGTTGGTGAGTCCCACGCAGCACCACGTCGCGCTGGTCGGGCAGCGGGGCGTCTCGGTGCTGGAGCTGCCTCAGCGCTGGGGCAAGAGGTCCGAGTTCGAGGGCGGGCGGGACAAAATCAACTGCAAGACCATCCCGGTGGCGGAACGCTTCTTTACCAGCTCCCCGTCCGTGAGTCTGCGACAGGCGGCGTGGTACCCCAGCGAGACCGACGAGCCCCACCTGGTGCTGCTCACATCCGACAACACCATCAGGTTTTACGGCCTGAAGTCGCCCCAGACGCCGGCCAAAGTCCTGTCGGTGTCGCAGTCGGAGGATGACAGCAGCGTCCATCCTCCGGTCCGCTCCTATGCTGCGTCTCTGGGGGAGATCGCAGTGGCGTTTGATTTTGGGCCGATTTCGTCCCCTCCTCGGCAGCTGGCATCACAGCGCTCCAGAGAGCAGCTGTCCTACCCTTTGTACATCCTCTACGAGAACGGGGAGACCTATGTGAGCTACACGAGCCAGACAAATGGTGTCAGTGTGAGTAAACCTGTTGGACCCCTCCCCATGTACCCTGCAGCCGAGGATAACTACGGCTATGATGCTTGTGCCATCCTGTGCCTCCCTTGTGTTCCCAGCATCCTGGTCATCGCCACGGAAACGGGCACCCTGTATCACTGTGTGGTGCTGGAGTCcgaagaggaggaagagtcgGGGGCTGTGGAAAAGTGGATCCGAGGCACTGAGGCAGTTCCAGCTCTGTATGTGTTCGAGTGCGTGGAGCTGGAGCTCACGCTCAAAGTGGCCACCGGAGAGGACGAGGAGCCTCAGGAGTTTGATTTCACCTGCCCAATCAGACTGCACAGAGACCCGCTGTGTCTGCAGAGGTATCACTGCACCCACGAGGCGGGAGTGCACAGCGTGGGGTTAATCTGGGTCAACAAGCTGCAGAAGTTCCTCCAGTCCAGTGAGGAGGATAAGGACAGTCTCCAGGAGCTGGCTGCCGAGAAGAGATGCATTGTAGAGCACATTCTTTGTACCAGACCGCTCCTAACCAGTCAGTCAGCTCCAGTTCGAGGCTTTTTGATCGTGTCTGACCTCTCCTTGGGTGCCACCATGATCTGCATCACCAACATCTACGAGTGCATCCTCCTGCCCCTGCTGAGCTCCATTcgccctccctctcctcctctacTCTGCTCCCATCCAGGCCCGGGTTCGGCCAGCTCCCCTCTTCGCGGGCTGGCCGACGACTCCTTCGAGCAGCACATCCGCAATATCCTGGCACGTAGCTCCACCAATCCTCTTGTGCTGAAAGGAGGGGACAAGGACACATCACCGCCACCTCCTGAGTGTCTGCAGCTCCTCAGCAGAGCCACACAGGTCTTCAGGGAGGAGTACATTCTCAAGCAGGACATGGCCCGAGAAGAGCTGCAGAGAAGGGTGAAGCTCCTGACGGGTCAGAAGGACAAGCAGCTGGAGGAGATGACTCTGTGCAGGGAGGACAGGAAGAGCTTGAGAGAGGCGGCGGAGAGGTTGGCCGATAAATACGAAGATGCGAAATATCGCCAGGAGACCATCATGAACAGGGTCAAAAAAGTGCTGTGCAGCCTGCAGAGTCAGCTACCCATCCTGTCAAACAGCGAAAAGGATATGAAGAAGGAGCTGCAGACCATCAGCGACCAACTGAAACACCTAGACAACTGCATCAGACAGGTGAACATGAAGATGGACTACCAGAAGACGCAGGTGGACAAAGATCTGCCCGCTTCCAGGACAACAGTTTCCCTCAATGCCCACCAGAAGAAGGTCGTTCAGGATGTCCTCAGAGAACAGGGACAGCAAATCGGTGACATGATGAAGCAGATCAAGGACATCAAAAACCATTTCAGCTTCTAA
- the ehd2b gene encoding EH domain-containing protein 2b isoform X2 — translation MSRWGRKNVKKAPEVIRTVTEGLKSLYRKKLLPLEQYYGFHDFHSPSLEDADFDNKPMVLVVGQYSTGKTTFIKYLLEQDIPGSRVGPEPTTDCFTAVMHGEVEGVIPGNALIVDPNKPFRKLNPFGNTFLNRFQCAQMPNQVLESISIIDTPGILSGAKQRVSRGYDFPAVLRWFAERVDRIILLFDAHKLEISDEFSEAIGALKGNEDKLRVVLNKADMVGTQQLMRVYGALMWSLGKVFGTPEVLRVYIGSFWSEPLLVTDNRKLFELEEEDLFADIQNLPRNAALRKLNDLVKRARLVRVHAHIISYLKQEMPSVFRKDNKKKNLIYQLPVIFSKIQLQHNISAGDFPDCAKMQEQLMVHDFTKFKTLKPNLMAALDELLSADIAKLMPLLRQEELEAGEQPGVQGGAFMGTRAGPFTEGDPFTEENGEGCEEELDWVVTKDKPKYDEIFYNLAPNEGKLSGTKAKDWMVSSRLPNSVLGRIWKLSDVDRDGMLDDEEFALASHLIEVKLEGHGLPPELPNRLIPPSKRRQKGSDA, via the exons ATGTCACGCTGGGGGCGGAAAAATGTGAAGAAGGCGCCTGAGGTGATCCGCACTGTGACAGAAGGGCTGAAGTCCCTTTATCGCAAGAAGCTGCTGCCTCTGGAGCAGTATTATGGTTTCCATGACTTCCACTCTCCCAGTCTGGAGGATGCAGACTTTGACAACAAGCCCATGGTGCTGGTGGTGGGACAGTACTCCACCGGAAAGACAACATTCATCAA GTATCTGCTGGAGCAGGATATTCCAGGGAGCAGAGTGGGTCCTGAACCCACCACCGACTGCTTCACTGCCGTCATGCACGGGGAGGTGGAGGGAGTCATCCCAGGGAATGCCCTTATCGTAGACCCCAACAAGCCTTTCCGTAAACTCAACCCATTTGGAAACACCTTCCTCAACAG ATTCCAGTGTGCCCAGATGCCCAACCAGGTCCTGGAGAGCATCAGTATTATTGACACACCGGGGATCCTGTCCGGGGCCAAACAGAGAGTGAGCCGAG GCTATGACTTCCCAGCTGTGCTGCGCTGGTTTGCTGAACGTGTCGACCGCATCATCCTGCTGTTTGACGCCCACAAACTGGAGATATCGGATGAATTCTCCGAGGCCATCGGAGCCCTGAAAGGCAACGAGGACAAGCTGCGAGTGGTGCTCAACAAGGCCGACATGGTGGGAACCCAGCAGCTGATGAGGGTCTACGGCGCCCTGATGTGGTCCCTGGGGAAGGTGTTCGGCACCCCGGAAGTTCTGCGCGTCTACATCGGATCCTTCTGGTCGGAGCCGCTGCTGGTCACAGATAACCGTAAGCTGTttgagctggaggaggaggatctgtTCGCTGACATTCAGAACCTCCCTCGCAATGCAGCTTTACGCAAACTCAACGACCTGGTCAAGAGGGCACGTCTGGTCAGG GTCCACGCACACATCATCAGCTATCTGAAGCAGGAGATGCCTTCTGTGTTCAGGAAGgacaataaaaagaagaatctGATCTACCAGCTGCCAGTTATTTTCTCCAAGATCCAGCTGCAGCACAACATCTCTGCTGGAGATTTTCCAGACTGTGCGAAGATGCAG GAACAACTGATGGTTCATGACTTCACCAAGTTCAAAACCCTGAAGCCGAATCTTATGGCGGCCCTGGATGAGCTGCTGTCCGCCGACATCGCCAAACTGATGCCCCTCCTAAGGcaagaggagctggaggccgGAGAGCAACCCGGCGTTCAGGGCGGCGCCTTCATGGGAACCCGAGCCGGACCGTTCACAGAGGGCGACCCCTTCACCGAGGAGAACGGAGAGGGATGCGAGGAGGAGCTGGATTGGGTGGTAACCAAAGACAAGCCCAAATACGACGAAATCTTCTACAACCTCGCTCCGAATGAGGGGAAACTGAGCGGCACCAAGGCCAAGGACTGGATGGTGAGCTCCCGCCTGCCCAACTCTGTGCTGGGCCGCATCTGGAAGCTGTCCGACGTGGACCGCGACGGCATGCTGGATGATGAAGAGTTCGCCCTGGCCAGCCACCTGATTGAGGTGAAGCTGGAGGGTCACGGTCTACCACCTGAGCTGCCAAACCGCCTGATCCCACCGTCCAAACGCAGGCAGAAGGGCTCTGATGCATAG